From Methanobacterium congolense, one genomic window encodes:
- a CDS encoding CDP-glycerol glycerophosphotransferase family protein, giving the protein MNKYKTFASFFNFFRIFQVKNHKVSFIGWREPNLRGNLGYVHREFEKIGDFNYNFIYKDEYKISDVKSPSDAFKKIFGLFKLFILKSYHLATSRYIFLSDNFLPMAFMNIPQKTVVVQLWHASGAFKKFGFSSVTDNGLRELEKGIIDKMDYVIVSSNNVAPFYEEAFGVSEEKVLALGIPRTDFYFENNDKNSIKNLRNNFENRYPQMKDKKVILYAPTFRDDPSVDREIISNFNTCLFKEELSEYCVMIRLHPLMNQGDLQDNEEFIDVTDYPDEKDLLLLADVLITDYSSIMVEYALLNKPIIFYPYDYEYYVKEERGFYFDYMDTVPGPIAHSPQDIVKIIKEEDYDFDKIKEFTKIEFDYLDGKSTHRVINYILTNHQ; this is encoded by the coding sequence ATGAACAAGTACAAAACATTTGCTTCATTTTTCAACTTCTTCAGGATATTCCAAGTCAAAAACCATAAAGTATCCTTCATAGGATGGAGAGAACCTAATTTAAGAGGAAATCTTGGTTATGTGCACAGAGAATTTGAAAAAATAGGAGATTTTAATTACAACTTCATTTATAAGGATGAATATAAGATCTCTGATGTAAAATCTCCATCAGATGCTTTTAAAAAGATTTTCGGTCTGTTCAAACTGTTCATATTAAAATCCTATCACCTGGCAACTTCCAGGTACATCTTCCTCAGTGACAACTTCCTGCCAATGGCCTTTATGAACATTCCTCAAAAAACTGTTGTGGTTCAATTATGGCATGCTTCAGGGGCATTTAAGAAATTTGGATTCTCATCAGTCACTGATAACGGATTAAGAGAACTTGAAAAGGGTATAATTGATAAGATGGATTATGTGATTGTGAGTTCAAACAATGTGGCGCCATTTTATGAGGAAGCCTTTGGGGTGAGTGAGGAAAAAGTTTTAGCTCTTGGAATTCCAAGAACCGATTTCTACTTTGAAAACAATGATAAAAACAGCATAAAAAACCTGAGAAATAATTTTGAAAACAGGTACCCTCAGATGAAGGATAAAAAGGTCATACTCTACGCTCCCACCTTCAGGGACGACCCTTCCGTGGACAGAGAAATAATAAGTAATTTTAATACATGCCTGTTTAAGGAGGAGTTAAGCGAATACTGTGTGATGATCAGACTACACCCCCTCATGAACCAGGGAGACCTGCAGGATAATGAAGAATTTATAGACGTTACTGATTACCCTGATGAAAAGGATTTACTCCTTTTGGCAGATGTTCTGATCACGGATTACTCCTCAATAATGGTAGAATATGCTCTTTTAAACAAGCCAATAATATTCTATCCCTACGATTACGAGTATTATGTTAAAGAAGAAAGAGGATTCTATTTTGATTACATGGACACAGTTCCTGGACCCATAGCACACAGCCCCCAGGACATCGTGAAAATCATTAAAGAAGAAGACTACGATTTTGATAAAATTAAAGAGTTTACCAAAATAGAATTTGATTATTTGGATGGGAAGTCTACCCATAGGGTTATTAATTACATCCTAACTAACCATCAATGA
- a CDS encoding IspD/TarI family cytidylyltransferase, whose translation MIFAAILAGGMGTRMGHLEKPKQYMFLGDKPIVLHTIEKFYINPKFEKIMVLCPKKWIKHTKDLISKEMGEDHRIVVIEGGSTRNETIMNSIKYVEANYDVDENSIIVTHDSVRPFVTHRIIEENIKYALEYGACDTVVPATDTIVQSEDGEFIESIPNRAEIFHGQTPQSFKILKLRELYYNLNIAERDILTDAAKIFTLNHEKVYMVDGDVTNIKITYPYDLKVADTMLKENKI comes from the coding sequence ATGATATTTGCAGCAATTTTAGCCGGAGGAATGGGCACCAGAATGGGTCACCTTGAAAAACCTAAACAGTACATGTTTTTAGGTGATAAACCCATTGTTCTCCACACCATTGAAAAATTTTACATAAACCCTAAGTTCGAGAAGATAATGGTTCTGTGCCCTAAAAAATGGATCAAACACACAAAGGATTTAATATCCAAAGAAATGGGTGAAGATCATCGTATTGTTGTTATTGAAGGAGGGAGTACACGGAATGAAACAATCATGAATTCCATTAAGTACGTTGAAGCAAACTACGATGTGGATGAGAACTCCATAATTGTGACCCATGATTCAGTACGTCCCTTCGTAACCCATCGTATAATAGAAGAGAACATCAAATATGCATTGGAATATGGTGCCTGTGATACAGTAGTACCAGCAACTGATACCATCGTTCAAAGTGAGGACGGAGAATTCATCGAATCAATACCCAACCGTGCAGAGATATTTCACGGGCAAACCCCACAATCATTTAAAATATTGAAATTAAGGGAACTTTACTACAACTTAAACATAGCAGAAAGGGATATTCTGACTGATGCAGCTAAAATATTTACCTTAAACCATGAAAAAGTCTACATGGTAGATGGTGATGTTACCAATATCAAAATTACATATCCCTACGATCTTAAAGTTGCAGATACCATGTTAAAGGAAAATAAAATATGA
- a CDS encoding alcohol dehydrogenase catalytic domain-containing protein, producing the protein MINTVYRLVAPKLFNSVYQDVDPKTSEVIVRPTHLSICKADERYYLGNRDPHILEEKLPMALIHEGIGRVVHDRSGEFKSGDTVVMVPNVPLEDDAVISENYLNSSKFRSSDFDGFLQEYVVTTADQVLKIDDHINPYVAAFTELISVCLHAISRMDRFAHARRDTVGVWGDGNVGFITSLLLKETFPETEVIVFGRNPEKLSYFTFANETRIINEIPDDLKVDHAFECVGGIKSQSAIEQIIDHINPEGTIALLGVSEYSIPINTRMILEKGIFLFGNSRSGKIDFKKTLDLLNKNREIVSYLENLVVEKVKIRNLEDIGDAFEKNLGIDFGKIILLWDK; encoded by the coding sequence ATGATAAATACTGTTTATCGTCTTGTTGCACCTAAGCTATTTAATTCAGTTTATCAGGACGTTGATCCCAAGACCAGTGAGGTCATCGTAAGGCCCACACACCTCTCAATTTGCAAAGCTGATGAGAGGTACTACCTGGGCAACAGGGATCCACATATTCTGGAGGAAAAGCTGCCCATGGCTTTGATACATGAAGGGATCGGCAGAGTCGTTCATGATAGAAGCGGTGAATTTAAATCTGGAGACACTGTTGTGATGGTTCCTAACGTTCCCCTTGAAGATGATGCAGTTATATCTGAAAATTATTTGAATTCAAGCAAGTTCAGATCCAGTGACTTCGATGGATTTCTTCAGGAGTACGTGGTTACAACCGCTGATCAAGTGCTTAAAATTGATGATCATATAAATCCCTACGTTGCAGCATTTACAGAACTTATCAGCGTATGTTTACATGCCATAAGCCGTATGGACAGATTTGCACATGCTAGAAGGGATACTGTTGGTGTGTGGGGCGATGGAAATGTGGGCTTTATAACATCACTCCTTCTGAAAGAGACGTTTCCTGAAACTGAGGTAATCGTTTTTGGTAGAAATCCTGAAAAATTAAGTTATTTTACCTTTGCCAATGAAACTCGTATTATCAATGAAATTCCCGATGATTTAAAAGTTGATCACGCTTTTGAGTGTGTAGGTGGGATAAAATCCCAATCCGCTATTGAACAGATAATTGATCATATAAATCCTGAGGGTACAATTGCTCTTCTAGGAGTTTCGGAGTATTCAATTCCCATCAACACGCGTATGATACTTGAAAAGGGCATTTTTTTGTTTGGAAATAGTAGAAGTGGAAAAATAGATTTTAAAAAAACTTTAGACCTTCTCAATAAGAACAGAGAAATTGTTTCTTATTTGGAGAATTTAGTTGTTGAAAAGGTTAAAATAAGAAATTTAGAGGATATTGGGGATGCCTTTGAAAAAAACCTCGGTATTGACTTTGGTAAGATAATATTACTTTGGGATAAATAA